A window of the Nycticebus coucang isolate mNycCou1 chromosome 3, mNycCou1.pri, whole genome shotgun sequence genome harbors these coding sequences:
- the ADIRF gene encoding adipogenesis regulatory factor: MASKGLQDLKQQVEETAQEAVTAAGATVQQVVNQATEAGQKALDQLTSSTQETVDKTVKQASDTYSGFGKKLGLMK; the protein is encoded by the exons GCCAGCAAGGGCTTGCAGGATCTGAAGCAACAGGTGGAGGAGACGGCCCAGGAAGCGG TGACAGCAGCCGGAGCAACAGTTCAGCAAGTGGTGAATCAAGCCACAGAGGCCGGGCAGAAAG ccctggACCAGCTGACCAGCTCCACCCAGGAAACCGTGGACAAGACTGTTAAGCAGGCCTCTGACACCTACTCAGGTTTCGGGAAAAAATTAGGCCTTATGAAATGA